From a region of the Nitrospira sp. genome:
- the glmU gene encoding bifunctional UDP-N-acetylglucosamine diphosphorylase/glucosamine-1-phosphate N-acetyltransferase GlmU, protein MKRSGEQQTTVTGIPGLGVIVMAAGLGKRMKSSQVKVLHHVAGQPMVLYAVDVALQLAGHRIVVVVGHQSDRVRQVIESGVSGRPGSQFVRIVEQAEQLGTGHAVMQSRPAFCQGDEPRPTNYLILNGDTPLLREETTRELLRVHHTQSATVTILTAMLDDPSGYGRVIRRQSGGDPQGDITPSDVLKIVEDRDASPVERATREINAGTYVVSGEFLFEALEKLEPRNAQHEYYLTDIVRMAVAQGRSVAAVTLQDPEEGLGVNTRQQLSTAERVVRQQIRDRWLEAGVTMRDPGSVWIDAGVTIGRDTVLYPQVSLEGKTSVGEGTTIRSGVRISDCLIGNNVEILDHCVLRESQIDDDAHLGPFAHLRPGAIVRRKAKVGNFVEMKKTELGEGSKANHLTYLGDARIGKGVNIGAGTITVNYDGVNKHQTLIEDHASVGSDTQLIAPVTVGRGAYIAAGTTVTQNVPVDSLAIARVQQVNRVGWAAKRRMLLTARPASENSADASDKQEGQRAKKTSSNMKNRRAKSLKR, encoded by the coding sequence ATGAAACGATCAGGAGAGCAACAGACGACGGTCACGGGTATTCCCGGCTTAGGGGTGATCGTGATGGCGGCCGGGTTGGGCAAGCGAATGAAGTCCAGCCAGGTAAAGGTGCTGCACCATGTCGCGGGGCAGCCCATGGTTCTCTACGCCGTTGATGTGGCGCTACAACTGGCGGGCCATCGCATTGTGGTTGTGGTCGGGCATCAATCCGACAGGGTTCGGCAAGTGATTGAATCGGGTGTCTCGGGCAGGCCGGGATCACAGTTCGTGCGCATCGTCGAGCAGGCCGAACAACTTGGGACCGGCCATGCCGTGATGCAAAGCCGCCCCGCGTTCTGTCAGGGCGACGAACCACGTCCGACGAATTATCTTATCTTGAACGGTGACACCCCGTTGCTGAGAGAGGAGACGACGCGCGAACTGTTGAGGGTCCATCACACGCAGAGCGCGACCGTGACGATTCTGACGGCGATGCTCGATGATCCCAGCGGCTATGGCCGAGTCATCCGCCGACAGTCCGGCGGCGATCCCCAGGGTGACATCACTCCATCCGATGTGTTGAAGATCGTCGAAGATCGTGATGCTAGTCCGGTAGAACGGGCCACCAGGGAAATCAACGCCGGGACGTATGTCGTGTCCGGAGAATTTCTTTTTGAGGCCCTCGAAAAACTGGAGCCACGCAACGCACAACATGAATACTATCTGACGGATATTGTTCGAATGGCAGTCGCACAGGGGCGGTCGGTTGCAGCCGTGACCCTTCAAGATCCCGAGGAGGGGCTGGGGGTCAATACCAGGCAACAGCTGTCGACAGCGGAGCGAGTCGTCCGCCAGCAGATTCGTGATCGCTGGCTTGAAGCCGGAGTTACGATGCGAGATCCCGGCTCCGTGTGGATTGATGCCGGCGTCACCATCGGAAGAGACACAGTGCTTTACCCACAAGTGAGCCTCGAAGGCAAAACAAGCGTTGGTGAAGGGACGACCATCCGTTCCGGGGTCCGCATTTCGGATTGTCTGATCGGAAACAATGTAGAGATTCTCGATCATTGCGTGTTACGCGAATCGCAGATCGACGACGACGCTCATCTGGGACCATTTGCACATTTGAGACCTGGGGCGATCGTGCGGCGAAAGGCGAAGGTCGGAAACTTCGTCGAGATGAAGAAGACTGAACTGGGCGAAGGGTCTAAAGCAAATCATCTGACGTATCTCGGCGATGCGCGAATCGGGAAAGGCGTGAATATAGGAGCTGGGACGATCACCGTAAATTATGACGGCGTGAACAAACATCAGACGTTGATCGAGGATCATGCATCTGTCGGGAGCGACACACAGCTCATCGCACCAGTGACGGTAGGACGCGGTGCCTATATTGCCGCAGGCACGACCGTGACGCAGAACGTGCCCGTCGATTCATTGGCGATCGCTCGTGTTCAGCAAGTGAATCGAGTCGGGTGGGCAGCTAAACGGCGGATGTTGCTGACCGCCCGTCCGGCGAGCGAAAATTCAGCGGACGCTTCCGACAAGCAAGAGGGCCAAAGAGCCAAAAAGACTTCGAGCAACATGAAGAACAGGCGCGCGAAGTCATTGAAACGCTGA
- the smc gene encoding chromosome segregation protein SMC yields MHLKSLNMLGFKSFADAKIEFPEGVTAIVGPNGSGKSNVVDAILWVLGEQSTKTLRSEKMEDVIFNGTELRKPLGMAEVSLVIGGLDPAIMKLDGSSGLPNELTEAHEIMITRRLYRSGESEYLINKIQCRLKDIRSLLLDTRAGSKGHTVIAQGQIDQILNASPQERRELIEETAGIVRYKKQKAEALRKLEATQQNLLRVRDIVAEVKKQLNSLERQARQARTFQTLQGEARGIEVTLLTREFRVLRQSLQEAETEVLNLDQQESEKAAEQARSTTALEQARLDAIATADSIGKIREGLVGVEQQQAQALTAAEVERNRGLLFSQQQVQESAELEELVRSQENLAAALQTIESSLTSVEEEMATRDRALGELDEEMRRLLHQRVAAVAEEERGRKDVLQLAVLVANTEQGLSQLAQRMEDLAGRGTRLSSERDELRSHRESTIDRHEVLRKEYGEADRLVSQLRTERGTVQEEAAQATGALQSLDQVVLRRSEELAGVDSRLEALQSVVREEMGYGRQGAQQGPALKSCDGVRDAVAEWLVIPSGMERAVEAVLGERVRGWFVDEPSVGRQLIRFLQEEALGRGSFIPQRPRWEGGRAHDWWPAIATQPGVIGLAVDLVQTDAARTAARDSLFDRVVIVRSLDQAMPLWEQQAWSAPNGPILATLDGEVVDASGIVTGGQVQGTPGLLERRREVIDLEAKRHVLVLELDQNKQQREMVFAQIQSLTQRDRQLGDALREAEMQNLSLRKDEEKLQHVLNDLDHRLTGTEMEIQEGISEGRRLEQESHSIQARLGQWLAEKSGQETMLGRVRERLGLLDQNMRTHQERVTEAKLTAEGLRAKREHEQLNQSRVAQQIQETEDRHGALAEHLNSLKGLIDQSRTEQARQEALCQELAVTAGRVKGELVTAQERQAQQMATSHTLESGLEELRREISVIRDARMTVEVRRAEVRTQLGTVEGTLSGTYQLDPITLVENPMTSGESIRADDAAAVQETEQRSDAELKEQLQKLRDRLDRMGPINLAAISEHQELEERHKFLSDQEQDLSTSIASLKEIIQRIHRTTKEMFAATYEELQQRFTEVFGQFFPGGRAELQLVDEPPPENGEPVGSQEPGIEIVAQPPGKRLKSITMLSGGEKTLTAMALLFASFLIRPTPFCLLDEIDAPLDEENIGRFTGVLKELAQNAQFLVITHNKRTMNIADSLFGVTMDEPGVSKLVSVRLGDLQPA; encoded by the coding sequence ATGCATTTGAAATCGTTGAACATGTTGGGTTTCAAGTCGTTTGCTGACGCCAAGATCGAGTTTCCCGAAGGGGTCACCGCGATCGTTGGGCCGAATGGGAGCGGAAAGAGCAATGTCGTCGACGCCATCCTGTGGGTGCTGGGCGAGCAAAGCACCAAAACGCTCAGAAGCGAAAAGATGGAAGACGTCATTTTTAACGGCACCGAACTCCGAAAGCCTTTGGGGATGGCGGAAGTGTCGTTGGTGATCGGCGGGCTTGATCCCGCGATAATGAAACTGGATGGGAGCTCCGGACTTCCGAATGAACTGACTGAGGCGCATGAGATCATGATTACCCGCCGTTTGTACCGCAGCGGCGAGAGCGAGTATCTCATCAACAAGATTCAGTGCCGACTGAAGGATATCCGGAGTTTGTTGCTCGACACGAGGGCGGGCAGCAAAGGACATACTGTCATTGCTCAGGGCCAGATCGACCAGATCTTGAATGCGTCGCCGCAAGAGCGGCGCGAGCTTATCGAGGAGACCGCGGGCATCGTCCGGTATAAGAAGCAAAAGGCCGAAGCACTGCGGAAGCTCGAAGCGACGCAGCAAAACCTCCTGCGTGTCCGAGACATCGTGGCCGAGGTCAAGAAGCAGCTCAATTCTTTGGAGCGTCAAGCTCGCCAGGCGCGCACGTTTCAGACGTTGCAGGGTGAGGCGCGAGGAATCGAAGTGACATTGTTGACGAGGGAATTCAGAGTATTGCGACAGTCCTTGCAGGAGGCGGAGACTGAAGTTCTGAACCTGGATCAACAGGAATCTGAGAAGGCGGCCGAACAGGCTCGGTCCACGACGGCACTCGAACAGGCGCGCCTTGATGCGATTGCGACCGCCGATTCCATCGGGAAGATTCGAGAAGGACTGGTGGGTGTCGAACAACAGCAGGCTCAGGCATTGACCGCGGCGGAAGTCGAACGAAACCGAGGGCTGCTGTTCAGCCAACAACAGGTACAGGAATCGGCTGAGCTGGAAGAACTGGTCCGATCACAGGAGAATCTGGCCGCCGCGCTTCAAACCATCGAGTCGTCATTGACGTCGGTCGAAGAGGAGATGGCGACACGTGATCGGGCTCTCGGTGAACTCGATGAGGAGATGAGGCGCTTGCTCCACCAACGGGTTGCGGCCGTTGCAGAGGAGGAGCGAGGCCGCAAAGATGTCCTGCAACTGGCTGTTCTCGTCGCGAATACCGAACAAGGCCTCTCGCAATTGGCCCAACGAATGGAAGATCTTGCGGGTCGTGGAACTCGCTTGTCGTCGGAACGGGACGAATTGCGGAGCCACCGTGAATCGACGATCGATCGCCACGAGGTGTTGCGCAAGGAATATGGAGAGGCGGACCGCCTTGTTTCGCAACTGCGGACGGAACGGGGAACTGTGCAAGAGGAGGCTGCTCAAGCGACCGGCGCCCTCCAGTCGTTGGATCAGGTGGTCTTACGACGTTCGGAAGAGCTGGCGGGAGTGGATTCGCGCCTTGAGGCGTTGCAGAGTGTCGTTCGTGAGGAGATGGGCTACGGACGGCAAGGGGCTCAGCAAGGTCCTGCCCTGAAGTCTTGTGACGGAGTGCGGGATGCGGTGGCCGAATGGCTGGTGATCCCATCAGGGATGGAACGGGCGGTTGAGGCGGTGCTGGGGGAGCGCGTGCGAGGATGGTTTGTGGATGAACCGTCCGTCGGGCGGCAGTTGATCCGTTTTCTCCAGGAGGAGGCACTGGGACGAGGCAGTTTTATTCCGCAGCGTCCGCGCTGGGAAGGCGGGCGGGCTCATGACTGGTGGCCGGCGATCGCGACGCAGCCCGGCGTCATCGGGCTCGCCGTGGATCTGGTCCAGACGGACGCGGCCCGAACGGCGGCCCGCGATTCGCTGTTCGATCGCGTCGTTATTGTTCGATCATTGGACCAGGCGATGCCGTTGTGGGAGCAACAAGCGTGGAGCGCTCCGAACGGTCCCATTCTGGCGACCCTGGATGGTGAGGTGGTGGATGCATCCGGCATCGTGACGGGTGGCCAGGTACAAGGCACGCCGGGTCTGCTCGAACGCCGACGGGAGGTGATCGATCTTGAAGCCAAACGTCACGTCCTTGTCCTGGAGCTCGATCAGAACAAGCAACAGCGAGAGATGGTGTTTGCACAGATCCAGTCGCTCACCCAGCGGGACCGCCAACTCGGCGATGCGCTTCGTGAGGCCGAAATGCAGAATCTGTCGCTGCGCAAGGACGAAGAAAAACTTCAGCATGTGCTGAACGATCTTGATCATCGACTCACCGGGACGGAGATGGAAATTCAAGAAGGGATCAGCGAAGGACGGCGGTTGGAACAAGAATCGCACTCGATCCAGGCCCGATTGGGTCAGTGGCTTGCTGAGAAGAGCGGACAGGAAACGATGTTGGGAAGGGTACGCGAGCGACTGGGGCTGCTCGATCAAAATATGAGAACGCACCAAGAACGTGTGACGGAGGCGAAGCTGACCGCGGAAGGGTTGCGGGCCAAGCGGGAACATGAGCAGCTGAACCAGTCTCGTGTGGCACAACAGATTCAAGAAACGGAAGATCGACATGGTGCATTGGCTGAGCACTTGAACAGTTTGAAGGGACTCATTGACCAGAGCCGAACAGAACAAGCCCGTCAGGAGGCGCTCTGCCAAGAACTTGCCGTAACCGCAGGGCGGGTGAAGGGGGAATTGGTCACCGCTCAGGAACGACAGGCGCAACAGATGGCGACGAGCCACACGCTTGAATCCGGTCTGGAAGAATTGCGCCGAGAAATTTCAGTCATTCGGGATGCTCGGATGACGGTGGAGGTTCGACGAGCGGAAGTTCGTACGCAATTGGGGACCGTCGAAGGAACCTTGTCGGGAACGTATCAGCTGGATCCGATCACGCTGGTCGAAAATCCGATGACATCAGGCGAATCGATCAGGGCGGATGACGCCGCAGCCGTGCAGGAGACCGAACAGCGCTCGGATGCCGAGTTGAAAGAACAGTTACAGAAGCTGCGTGATCGGTTGGATCGTATGGGGCCGATCAACCTCGCCGCCATCAGCGAACACCAGGAGTTGGAAGAGCGCCACAAATTCTTGTCTGACCAGGAGCAGGATCTGTCGACCTCGATTGCATCGCTCAAAGAGATTATTCAACGGATTCACCGAACGACGAAGGAGATGTTTGCGGCCACGTACGAGGAATTGCAGCAGAGGTTCACCGAGGTTTTCGGCCAATTCTTCCCCGGCGGGCGGGCCGAACTGCAGTTGGTCGATGAACCGCCTCCGGAAAACGGTGAACCGGTCGGCAGTCAGGAGCCAGGCATTGAAATTGTGGCACAACCGCCCGGCAAACGGTTGAAGAGCATTACCATGCTGTCGGGCGGAGAAAAGACACTCACGGCGATGGCGCTCTTGTTTGCGAGTTTTCTGATCAGGCCGACGCCGTTCTGTTTGCTGGACGAAATCGACGCCCCGCTGGACGAGGAAAACATCGGCCGGTTCACGGGAGTCTTGAAAGAGCTGGCCCAGAACGCGCAGTTTCTCGTCATCACGCACAATAAGCGGACGATGAACATTGCCGATTCTCTCTTCGGCGTCACGATGGACGAGCCTGGGGTGTCCAAACTGGTGTCCGTTAGGCTCGGCGATCTACAGCCAGCGTAG
- the tmk gene encoding dTMP kinase codes for MGRTSRKTTGIFITLEGGEGSGKTTQARRLCERLSAQGIDVLHTREPGGTLLAERLRSLLLDHSAETIAPETEAYLIFAARRQHVDHVIKPSLARGMTVVCDRFSDSTLAYQGYGRGLDLRLLRTMNDWATGKLPPQLTLLFDVPVAVGLSRRRGGAATQNRLDRETERFHRKVRAGFHALARREPRRIMMIDSARPLESVAQTVEDLVMNWLRTYSARTSRHR; via the coding sequence ATGGGTAGAACGTCCAGAAAAACGACGGGCATTTTCATCACGCTGGAAGGCGGTGAAGGAAGCGGAAAAACGACACAAGCTCGAAGACTTTGCGAGCGGCTGAGCGCACAAGGCATAGACGTGCTGCATACCAGAGAACCGGGCGGGACGCTTCTCGCTGAACGTCTGCGGAGTCTCCTGCTCGACCATTCGGCAGAAACGATCGCTCCCGAGACGGAAGCCTACCTTATTTTCGCGGCGAGACGCCAACATGTGGATCACGTCATCAAACCCTCACTCGCACGCGGGATGACGGTCGTCTGTGATCGATTCTCAGACTCGACGTTGGCCTATCAGGGGTATGGGCGGGGATTGGATCTCCGCCTGTTGCGCACGATGAACGATTGGGCGACTGGAAAACTTCCTCCCCAACTCACGTTGCTCTTCGACGTCCCAGTCGCTGTTGGACTCAGTCGGCGTCGTGGTGGCGCCGCTACCCAAAACCGACTCGATCGAGAAACGGAACGGTTCCATCGGAAAGTTCGCGCGGGGTTTCACGCGTTGGCCCGTCGAGAACCTCGACGCATCATGATGATCGATTCCGCACGACCTCTGGAATCGGTGGCACAAACCGTAGAAGACCTGGTCATGAACTGGCTCAGAACGTATTCCGCACGGACATCGAGGCATCGATAG
- the holB gene encoding DNA polymerase III subunit delta' yields the protein MPFTDITGHEQPISLLQASLRNGRLAHAYLFYGEARVGKLMTAVRLAQTLNCEQPAQTEAQDSCGHCRCCLQIAARTHPDYFVIEPDPKATTPQIKIEQVREIEHQFVYRPLVGERKICLIDDADRLTIGAANALLKTLEEPPGHTLFILITSRLHALPITVRSRCQALRFTTPARTQVEAALIVKRELPPADARFLAVFADGRIGEALTANMADVRARQQECLTLVKPESLKSSATILAASESFAKTDRGAETLAWLARWIRDLVIVIVDGDQDQILHLDQLTDLRRYAQRADIDALLTLLNDIERTEQQATRHLNVQMALETTFFRLREALGLVRVGASA from the coding sequence ATGCCTTTCACCGATATCACCGGCCACGAGCAACCCATCTCCCTCCTTCAGGCGTCCCTGCGCAATGGTCGTTTGGCCCATGCATATCTGTTCTATGGCGAAGCCAGGGTGGGAAAGTTGATGACCGCCGTGCGGCTGGCTCAGACCCTCAACTGCGAACAGCCCGCTCAGACGGAGGCTCAGGACAGCTGTGGGCATTGCCGATGCTGCCTGCAGATAGCCGCACGGACGCACCCCGATTACTTCGTCATCGAGCCAGACCCAAAAGCAACCACACCGCAAATCAAAATCGAGCAAGTACGGGAGATCGAACACCAGTTCGTCTATCGACCACTCGTCGGGGAACGGAAGATTTGCTTGATTGATGACGCGGACCGACTGACGATCGGGGCAGCCAATGCGCTCCTCAAGACCTTGGAGGAGCCCCCGGGTCATACTCTCTTCATCCTGATCACCAGCCGGCTCCATGCACTCCCGATCACCGTTCGGTCACGCTGCCAAGCGCTCCGTTTCACCACTCCGGCCCGCACGCAAGTTGAGGCGGCATTGATAGTCAAGCGTGAGCTTCCTCCTGCCGATGCTCGTTTCCTGGCGGTCTTCGCCGATGGCCGGATCGGAGAAGCGCTCACGGCGAATATGGCAGACGTTCGTGCGAGACAGCAAGAATGCCTGACTTTGGTGAAGCCGGAAAGCTTGAAATCGAGCGCGACCATTCTCGCTGCATCGGAAAGTTTCGCAAAGACAGACCGTGGAGCAGAAACGCTCGCCTGGCTTGCGCGGTGGATCCGTGATCTTGTCATTGTCATCGTGGATGGGGATCAGGACCAGATCCTTCACCTCGATCAACTCACCGACCTGCGCCGATATGCCCAACGAGCGGACATCGACGCTCTCCTGACCCTCTTGAATGACATCGAGCGGACTGAGCAGCAGGCCACGCGGCACTTGAACGTGCAGATGGCGCTGGAAACGACGTTCTTCCGTCTGCGCGAGGCACTCGGCCTGGTCCGGGTCGGAGCCTCCGCCTAG
- a CDS encoding DUF502 domain-containing protein, translated as MLKTALRRYFLTGLLLVTPIWGTILVLKTLFVAVDGILGDVVAELVPDHYIPGLGIVTLVLLIFLVGLFAANFIGRQIVGHWEDWLNRLPLVRGIYSTLKSMMDILSFSERGSYRRVVLIQFPKNGHYCFAFVTGMTKGQTTALGQEALVHVYVPTSPNPTSGYFLLVPEREVTSVDISIEEAMKLIVSGGLYTPSGTIASALSGDSKWSQVKQPDAGVPIG; from the coding sequence ATGCTCAAGACCGCGCTAAGACGCTATTTTCTAACAGGGCTCCTGCTTGTCACTCCTATCTGGGGTACTATTCTCGTTCTGAAGACCCTGTTCGTCGCGGTAGACGGCATCCTAGGCGACGTCGTCGCAGAATTGGTGCCCGACCATTATATCCCAGGCTTAGGGATCGTCACTCTGGTGCTGCTCATTTTTTTGGTCGGGTTGTTCGCGGCGAATTTCATCGGACGCCAGATTGTGGGGCACTGGGAGGATTGGCTTAACCGACTACCCCTTGTACGGGGGATTTATTCTACATTGAAATCCATGATGGATATTCTGTCCTTTTCGGAGCGAGGGTCGTATCGGCGTGTCGTCTTGATCCAGTTCCCGAAGAACGGCCATTATTGTTTTGCGTTCGTGACCGGCATGACGAAAGGTCAGACAACGGCATTGGGCCAGGAGGCGCTGGTTCATGTTTATGTGCCCACCTCGCCCAATCCGACGTCGGGCTATTTTCTATTGGTGCCGGAACGGGAAGTGACATCTGTTGATATCAGTATTGAGGAAGCGATGAAACTGATCGTGTCGGGCGGTCTCTATACCCCGTCCGGCACAATTGCTTCGGCCCTGAGCGGGGACTCGAAGTGGAGTCAGGTCAAACAACCGGATGCCGGTGTGCCGATCGGATAA
- the metG gene encoding methionine--tRNA ligase: MTKDNTFYITTPIYYVNDVPHIGHAYTTVAADVLARYWRLRGREVFFLTGLDEHGQKVQQAAAKVGADPQRYCDGMVPRFQNLWKRLNISNDAFIRTTDVKHKAIVQRYLQQLYDTRDEKDDRLIYPKEYRGWYCTFDERFWTEKDVVGGLCPDCKRPVERLSETNYFFRMSAYHQKLIDHMKAHSGLADRPSAFIRPSSRFNEVLSFLEKQPLEDLSISRPKSRLTWGVELPFDHDYVTYVWFDALVNYISALEYLPREKPAGNHFWPANVHLVGKDILTTHAVYWATMLMALNLPLPETIFAHGWWTVNSEKMSKSRGNVVDPNKILDEFGTDTFRYFLLREVPFGQDGDFSREALISRINSELADGLGNLLSRTLTMIERFTQGKIPPSSAPKDGLDNQLEQDIGELVTSAMVHTRDLRFNRALESMWELIQRCDQYIDKTAPWALAKKAEDTDRLHGVLHRVTKALAFLIPVLYPVMPETAIEVARQLGLNPQLQSRKLVLRQHGPGVEIAKGKPLFPRIDITKPQGATPVSDAPTTPQQTTPAPTAPAPAAPPQITLDEFMKIQLKAAKVLSAERVPKSEKLIKLQVSLGTEQRQIVAGIGKKYEPDALVGKTIVIVANLKPAKLMGIESQGMVLAAGDTDVQGLLTIQEEVDPGTKVK, from the coding sequence ATGACCAAGGACAACACCTTTTACATCACCACGCCGATTTATTATGTCAACGACGTGCCGCATATCGGCCATGCCTATACTACGGTAGCGGCTGACGTGTTGGCGCGCTACTGGCGCCTGCGCGGGCGCGAGGTGTTCTTCCTCACCGGCCTCGACGAGCATGGACAAAAAGTGCAGCAGGCGGCGGCCAAGGTCGGTGCTGACCCACAACGATACTGTGACGGTATGGTGCCTCGATTTCAAAATCTGTGGAAACGTTTGAATATCTCTAATGACGCCTTCATCAGAACGACGGATGTTAAACACAAGGCGATCGTTCAGCGCTACCTTCAACAGCTTTATGACACAAGAGACGAAAAAGACGATCGGTTAATCTATCCCAAGGAGTACAGAGGCTGGTACTGCACATTTGATGAGCGCTTTTGGACTGAAAAAGACGTTGTTGGAGGGCTCTGCCCCGATTGCAAACGCCCCGTGGAGAGGCTAAGCGAGACGAATTACTTTTTCCGAATGAGTGCATATCATCAGAAGCTGATCGACCATATGAAGGCACATTCTGGCCTTGCTGATAGGCCCTCGGCCTTTATTCGGCCATCATCACGGTTTAACGAAGTCCTCAGTTTTCTTGAAAAGCAGCCCCTGGAAGATCTTTCTATTTCTCGCCCTAAGTCGCGCCTTACGTGGGGTGTAGAACTCCCCTTTGATCACGATTATGTAACGTATGTCTGGTTCGATGCGCTGGTGAATTACATCTCCGCCTTGGAATACCTCCCCAGAGAGAAACCCGCTGGTAATCACTTCTGGCCGGCCAATGTTCATCTGGTCGGCAAAGATATCCTGACGACGCATGCCGTCTATTGGGCCACGATGCTGATGGCCCTAAATCTTCCGTTACCGGAGACCATCTTCGCCCATGGCTGGTGGACGGTGAACAGTGAAAAGATGTCCAAGAGCCGAGGGAACGTTGTGGACCCCAACAAGATACTCGATGAGTTCGGCACGGACACCTTTCGCTATTTTTTGCTGCGCGAAGTTCCATTCGGTCAGGATGGAGATTTTTCACGGGAGGCATTGATTAGCCGTATCAATAGCGAACTGGCCGATGGCCTGGGGAATTTGCTCAGTCGAACACTCACGATGATTGAGCGGTTCACTCAAGGCAAGATTCCTCCAAGCAGCGCGCCCAAAGATGGGTTGGACAATCAGTTAGAACAGGACATAGGTGAGCTAGTCACAAGTGCGATGGTACACACAAGGGACCTGCGTTTTAATCGGGCGCTCGAAAGCATGTGGGAATTAATCCAGCGATGTGATCAGTACATTGATAAGACAGCGCCTTGGGCTCTAGCCAAGAAGGCAGAGGACACAGACCGGCTCCACGGTGTTCTGCATCGTGTGACAAAGGCACTAGCATTCCTCATTCCTGTACTCTACCCAGTCATGCCGGAAACGGCTATTGAAGTGGCTCGTCAACTTGGTTTGAACCCACAGTTGCAAAGCAGAAAACTAGTATTACGCCAGCATGGGCCAGGTGTTGAGATCGCGAAGGGCAAGCCGCTTTTCCCAAGAATCGATATAACCAAGCCCCAAGGAGCTACACCCGTGAGTGACGCACCAACAACTCCTCAACAGACGACACCGGCGCCGACTGCACCTGCTCCAGCAGCTCCACCGCAAATCACCCTCGACGAATTCATGAAGATTCAGCTCAAGGCGGCGAAGGTACTCTCCGCCGAGCGGGTTCCGAAATCGGAAAAGTTGATCAAGCTCCAAGTGTCCCTTGGCACTGAACAACGTCAGATCGTGGCCGGTATCGGCAAGAAGTATGAGCCGGACGCGCTGGTCGGCAAAACCATCGTGATCGTGGCGAATCTCAAACCCGCCAAACTCATGGGTATTGAATCACAGGGTATGGTGCTCGCGGCGGGTGACACCGATGTACAGGGGCTGCTCACCATTCAGGAAGAAGTCGATCCCGGCACCAAGGTGAAATGA
- the ispH gene encoding 4-hydroxy-3-methylbut-2-enyl diphosphate reductase: MKIYLANPRGFCAGVDRAIDIVDLSLKKYGAPIYVRHEIVHSRHVVNSLRQKGAVFVEELNEVPEGSVVIFSAHGVAKSVWEEANQRRLHVIDATCPLVIKVHNEVNRDYTQGYDLILIGHAGHPEVIGTLGQIPDKFHLVSSVKDVEELKVDNTVNLSYVTQTTLSVDECRDIVGALHQRFPTIKGPHQEDICYATQNRQNAVKELSRLVDVILVIGSPNSSNSNRLRELGEQCGIPSYLIDSAADIDPAWLQGAKAVGIAAGASAPEILVTEVVASLRASEPSEVEELTVIEEDVEFLLPKELVQIESSKKSVAGAVG; this comes from the coding sequence ATGAAGATCTATCTTGCCAATCCCCGTGGGTTTTGCGCCGGTGTCGATCGGGCGATCGATATCGTGGATCTGTCGCTCAAGAAATACGGGGCGCCCATTTATGTTCGTCACGAGATCGTCCACAGCCGCCATGTCGTGAATTCGCTCCGGCAAAAAGGCGCGGTCTTTGTGGAAGAGTTGAACGAAGTCCCGGAAGGGTCGGTCGTCATCTTCAGCGCACACGGCGTGGCGAAGTCGGTCTGGGAGGAGGCGAATCAGCGTCGCCTTCATGTGATCGACGCGACCTGTCCGCTCGTGATCAAGGTTCACAACGAAGTGAACCGCGATTATACCCAGGGATACGATCTGATCCTCATCGGTCATGCCGGTCACCCGGAAGTGATCGGCACGCTGGGTCAGATCCCCGATAAGTTTCACTTGGTGTCGTCGGTCAAGGATGTCGAAGAGCTGAAAGTGGACAATACGGTCAATCTGTCGTATGTCACGCAGACAACATTGAGCGTCGATGAATGTCGGGACATCGTCGGCGCACTGCATCAGCGGTTTCCGACCATCAAGGGGCCGCATCAGGAAGATATCTGCTATGCGACGCAAAACCGGCAGAATGCCGTTAAAGAATTGTCTCGCTTGGTGGATGTCATTCTGGTCATCGGGTCGCCGAACAGCTCCAATTCCAATCGTCTGCGCGAACTGGGAGAGCAGTGCGGGATTCCCTCTTATCTCATCGATTCAGCCGCCGACATCGATCCTGCATGGCTGCAAGGGGCCAAGGCAGTCGGGATTGCGGCCGGTGCCTCAGCCCCGGAAATCCTGGTTACGGAAGTAGTGGCCTCCTTGAGAGCCTCGGAACCATCAGAGGTTGAAGAGCTGACGGTCATTGAGGAAGATGTCGAGTTCCTGCTGCCGAAGGAACTCGTCCAGATAGAATCCTCGAAGAAGTCGGTAGCCGGCGCCGTCGGCTAG